GGCTTTTTGAGTTCAATTTAGAGCTGCCGCGCATGGACTCGAACCATGGACCCGCTGATTAACAGTCAGCTGCTCTACCAACTGAGCTACGCGGCAATGTACGTGCGTTCAATGGTGCTTAAACGTGATGTATATACTACCTCGATTATTGGCTTCTGTCAACGTGTTGTAGAGGTTCAATTTCGGCTTTTTTTGGGATTAATTAATGTTGGCAGAAAGATGCAATTACTTCGGCGCAGCGTTGGGAAACGCCTTTGTTTTTGGAAATAAGGACGCGGGCGTCTTGGTTGATTTGTTTTCGGCGTGCTGGATCATTGAGTATTGATAATATGCCGTTGGCTAACTCATCTGAGTTTGTGACATTGAAACCGATCCCTGCTGTATTTGCGAGGGCAGCGATGTCGCGGAAGTTGTGCATGTGAGGGCCAAAGAATGTGGGTACGCCATGGGCTAAAGGTTGGAAGATATTTTGACCTCCTAGCGGGGCAAACCCTCCGCCTACTACCGCTACTGATGCAATCGCATAAATCTTTGCCAGCTCACCGAAGGTGTCGAGCACGATATAGCGCGCTTCGCCATGGGTTTCAGTCAACTTTGTTCGCCTTATAACATCCAATCCATGCTCCTGCATTAGTCGCTCTACCACATCAGTGCGTTCCAAATGACGAGGGGCGAGGATTAGGCAGACCTCAGGGATAGCTTGGCGAATTTTATCGAATGCATCCAAAACAAGTTCTTCCTCGACTGGTTCGCCGTCCTTAGCCGCTCGTGTGCTTCCAACAACGATAACCGGGGCGCTCGAAGGTAGATGGAGGTCTTTCCGAAGCTGTACTGGGTCGGCATCCAGCGTATCCACTGCCTGATCGAATTTTGTGTTTCCGCTTACGGTTACCCTTAACGGATCGGCGCCAAGGGTTTTTATTCGTTCGGCGTCGACTTCACTTTGCATGAGGAAAGTATCCACATATCGCAAAAGAATTTTGTAGAAGAAAGAAAACTTGCGGGCGCGATTAAAGCTGCGATCGGAGATACGGCCATTAATTATTAATGTTGAAGCCTTGGCTCGTTTCGCTTCTGCGAGAAAATTCAGCCAAAGCTCTGTCTCCGCAATAACGACAACCTGAGGGGTAGCGCGTTGGAAGGCACGACGGCAGGCTCCAGGTAAGTCGAAGGGCATAAAGACAATATAATCGGCGATGCCCTGAAGGGATTGTTGGGCTGTTGCCTGACCGGTAGTAGTGGTGGTAGAGACGATGACTTCATAACCAGGCAATCGCTGCTTGAGCGCACGAATAACGGGGGCAACTACCATCACTTCCCCAACCGATACCGCATGTATCCAGATGCGTTTTCGTTCGGGGTCGGGTTTAAACGGCAGATAGCCGAACCGTTCTTTCCATCGAGGTCCGGAGGTTCCACGTCGGTAAGCGCTTCGGGCTGTATGTATAAGCCAGAATGGCGCACTCAGTCTTAGCAATAATGTATATAGAAACCGCACGTGTTAAATTTCGCCGCCCTTCAAAAGGTTCCTCTATCGTACCGCAGAACGACAATTATTGCTTTGATATTCAAAAAGCCATAACCTCAATCTGGTTTCGGTAGAGTTCGACGGTGGTGGGGTTGAGGGCACCGACGGTCATTTGTTCGGCGGCGGAGGAACCGGCGGCAACGGCTAGTTTCAGGGTTTCGATGGAAGATAGATGTTGGTGTAAACCTACCAACATCCCTCCTAGAAAAGCATCGCCTGAGCCTACTGCGCTTAGGTATTTAATGATTGGAGGGTGAGCCATTATTGATGGATGACCCGCCCAAAGAGCGCCTTCGCCTCCAAAGGTGATAATCATCTCGACCCCTTTATCGAGCCATGATTCGGCGGCTTTAGCAGCCTCTTTATGGGTTTCCAATGGCTTTCCTATTGCCTGGCTCAGTTCGTGAATATTTATCTTGCAGTAGGCGGGGAGGGCTTTCAGGCCTTCGACCAGTGAGGCTTCGGCTGTATCCAAAACGGCTTTAGCTCCTGCGGTCTGCGCGATTTTAATGGCTTCGGCATAAAGCGTATCGCGAGCGCCGGGGGGGGTGCGGCCA
This DNA window, taken from bacterium, encodes the following:
- a CDS encoding 3-deoxy-D-manno-octulosonic acid transferase, which codes for MRFLYTLLLRLSAPFWLIHTARSAYRRGTSGPRWKERFGYLPFKPDPERKRIWIHAVSVGEVMVVAPVIRALKQRLPGYEVIVSTTTTTGQATAQQSLQGIADYIVFMPFDLPGACRRAFQRATPQVVVIAETELWLNFLAEAKRAKASTLIINGRISDRSFNRARKFSFFYKILLRYVDTFLMQSEVDAERIKTLGADPLRVTVSGNTKFDQAVDTLDADPVQLRKDLHLPSSAPVIVVGSTRAAKDGEPVEEELVLDAFDKIRQAIPEVCLILAPRHLERTDVVERLMQEHGLDVIRRTKLTETHGEARYIVLDTFGELAKIYAIASVAVVGGGFAPLGGQNIFQPLAHGVPTFFGPHMHNFRDIAALANTAGIGFNVTNSDELANGILSILNDPARRKQINQDARVLISKNKGVSQRCAEVIASFCQH
- a CDS encoding 1-phosphofructokinase family hexose kinase — translated: MAILTVTLNPTVDKTYYLDKITPGAVHHVKEAHTCPAGKGVNVARVILLLDPQEGLVSTTGFTGGYNGASIIEGLTNDGLNPDFVPIDQESRVCVALIDASTGKDTKINEKGPEVTDGDCDAFLRKLEHLAPKYEYIAFCGRTPPGARDTLYAEAIKIAQTAGAKAVLDTAEASLVEGLKALPAYCKINIHELSQAIGKPLETHKEAAKAAESWLDKGVEMIITFGGEGALWAGHPSIMAHPPIIKYLSAVGSGDAFLGGMLVGLHQHLSSIETLKLAVAAGSSAAEQMTVGALNPTTVELYRNQIEVMAF